In Panicum virgatum strain AP13 chromosome 4N, P.virgatum_v5, whole genome shotgun sequence, a single window of DNA contains:
- the LOC120669255 gene encoding uncharacterized protein LOC120669255 yields the protein MEGMKHRVLPSARLRTSRAASAPHACQPPPAPISPTLIGDLAQRPPPYLAQASATPHGGAPSPTSAFPDRRRPRPPLPTVVGPYPFSDPRFPFPFSFLTAASPLPRRFTDPSDDSQVRGPLHSWRPAPPRQTRGTLIGSCDTLLAERLPWPRLRQAVPSAKCQVPTRLVAEGEAICRGDDFRKQVKKSASIDRAETWSRRNTSAKEGHVLVNNLKALAIFGEEAWKMSGLLENFRYGGI from the exons atggaaGGAATGAAG CATCGCGTCCTACCCTCCGCACGCCTACGCACATCACGCGCCGCATCCGCTCCGCACGCATGCCAACCTCCGCCCGCGCCGATCTCGCCCACTCTGATCGGCGACCTCGCGCAGCGCCCACCTCCCTACCTCGCCCAGGCTTCCGCGACACCCCATGGAGGTGCCCCAAGTCCAACGTCCGCTTTCCccgaccgccgccggcctcgtccTCCTCTCCCAACCGTT gttGGCCCCTACCCCTTCTCAGATCCccgcttccccttccccttctccttcttgaCCGCTGCCAGCCCCCTTCCACGACGCTTCACCGACCCGAG CGACGACAGCCAAGTGCGTGGGCCTTTGCATTCCTGGAGGCCGGCGCCTCCACGACAAACACGAGGAACCCTCATCGGATCCTGCGACACTCTGCTCGCCGAGCGACTCCCATGGCCGAGGTTAAGGCAAGCAGTGCCAAGTGCCAAGTGCCAAGTGCCAACACGATTAGTGGCGGAGGGTGAAGCTATTTGTAGGGGCGACGATTTCAGAAAGCAAGTGAAGAAATCGGCAAGCATAGACAGAGCGGAGACGTGGAGCCGCCGCAACACAAG TGCCAAGGAGGGACATGTTCTGGTAAACAATCTCAAAGCACTCGCCATCTTTGGTGAGGAGGCATGGAAGATGTCAGGGCTGTTGGAAAATTTTAGGTATGGAGGAATCTAA
- the LOC120670395 gene encoding signal recognition particle 19 kDa protein-like — MDSGGGDLRSTIKKWNVIYPVYLNSKKTVAEGRRIATSKACPDPTCIEIADCCSHLKIPHAIELDKAYPRDFFQVGRVRVQLKKDDGSPVNPAIKTKKQLMIQIAELVPKHHGRTKKQESAPSSSTGGSLKNTKGGKKKK, encoded by the exons ATGGACAGTGGCGGGGGCGACCTGCGGAGCACTATCAAGAAGTGGAATGTCATCTACCCGGTCTACCTCAACTCCAAGAAGACGGTTGCTGAAGGCCGCCGCATCGCCACCAGTAAGGCCTGCCCCGACCCCACCTGCATCGAGATCGCCGACTGCTGCTCCCACCTCAAGATCCCCCACGCCATCGAG CTGGATAAGGCGTACCCTCGGGATTTCTTCCAGGTGGGGAGGGTCAGGGTGCAGCTCAAGAAGGATGACGGCTCCCCTGTCAATCCTGCTATTAAGACGA AGAAGCAGCTGATGATCCAAATAGCAGAGCTAGTTCCCAAGCATCACGGAAGGACAAAGAAGCAGGAATCAGCGCCCAGCTCTTCAACTGGTGGCAGTTTGAAGAACACAAAaggtgggaaaaagaaaaagtga